The following coding sequences lie in one Coraliomargarita parva genomic window:
- a CDS encoding ATP-binding protein, translating into MLKDSAKIQHSYIVGSTGSGKSFIGKRLAREIRMSGFPVFVASAKARRKNADGSEKSDVKEWRTFAGADFVTGDPMQIVKMWDANRLPPCCIVFDEGAVDLGNNPDKLVMDMFQLCRDDHIKIILLSQNYKRTCKAIRDNCADLRLFGCGSDDMKAARGDYAFNAASEQTIERVCMLNQYEYLHVNKAVQICEVIGRDGKALK; encoded by the coding sequence ATGCTTAAAGACAGCGCAAAAATTCAACACTCCTACATTGTCGGCTCTACCGGGAGCGGCAAAAGCTTCATCGGAAAGCGGCTGGCGCGTGAAATCCGCATGAGCGGCTTTCCCGTATTCGTTGCGAGCGCAAAGGCACGCCGGAAGAATGCGGACGGCAGCGAAAAATCAGACGTGAAGGAATGGCGCACGTTTGCCGGGGCTGACTTCGTGACGGGCGATCCGATGCAGATTGTCAAAATGTGGGATGCAAACCGCTTGCCGCCTTGTTGTATCGTATTCGATGAGGGAGCCGTGGACCTCGGAAACAACCCGGACAAGCTTGTAATGGATATGTTTCAACTCTGCCGGGACGATCATATCAAAATCATTCTCCTGTCACAGAACTACAAGCGGACCTGTAAAGCGATCCGGGACAATTGCGCGGATTTGCGGCTTTTCGGTTGCGGCTCGGACGATATGAAGGCCGCACGCGGCGACTACGCTTTCAACGCAGCCAGTGAGCAAACAATCGAACGCGTATGCATGTTGAACCAATACGAATATTTGCACGTCAACAAAGCCGTGCAAATCTGTGAAGTGATCGGCAGAGACGGAAAGGCGCTGAAATGA
- a CDS encoding helix-turn-helix domain-containing protein, producing the protein MTQPGYTIEEFARALKKSESTVRRMIRAGALKAVKYSPRDTRITTNEAERFLNHGITDTGN; encoded by the coding sequence ATGACACAGCCAGGATACACAATCGAAGAATTTGCACGCGCTTTGAAGAAGTCCGAAAGCACGGTGCGGCGCATGATCCGTGCCGGAGCATTGAAGGCGGTCAAATACTCTCCAAGAGACACCAGAATCACAACAAACGAAGCAGAAAGGTTTTTGAATCATGGAATCACTGACACAGGAAATTGA